A single Xiphias gladius isolate SHS-SW01 ecotype Sanya breed wild chromosome 22, ASM1685928v1, whole genome shotgun sequence DNA region contains:
- the rrp15 gene encoding RRP15-like protein encodes MATVVRGHVQLSGDDAEHQLEDNNDQSDSEERRKAERSDDGASDGGSNGEGAEDEDGGENEEEEDSNANAGWAEAMAKILGKKTPESKSSILVKNKELDKMKERERQEQLERRKQVDKRRTWEMMCREKLDTVKDRETERALQRIATRGVVQLFNAVRKHQKMMDDKVKEVGGSERKKAKILCSVSKKDFIDVLKTEGGSSSTDKAEKDTAAAAEEKPIWSVLRDDFMMGATMRDWDKDSDREEADPHTGGGAEESDSD; translated from the exons ATGGCAACTGTGGTGAGAGGACATGTGCAATTGTCAG GGGATGATGCAGAGCATCAGCTTGAGGACAACAATGACCAGAGTGATTctgaagaaagaaggaaggCTGAAAGGTCAGATGATGGAGCGAGTGATGGAGGGAGCAATGGGGAGGGTGCAGAAGAtgaagatggaggagagaacgaggaagaagaggacagtAACGCCAATGCTGGATGGGCGGAGGCCATGGCAAAGATCCTGGGGAAGAAAACCCCCGAGAGCAAAAGCAGCATCCTGGTAAAGAACAAAGAGCTGGACaagatgaaggagagagagagacaggagcagctggagagaaggaaacag GTTGACAAGAGGCGAACATGGGAGATGATGTGCAGGGAGAAACTTGACACAGTGAAGGACCGTGAGACTGAAAGAGCTCTACAGAGGATTGCTACCAG AGGGGTGGTGCAgcttttcaatgctgtgaggAAACACCAGAAAATGATGGACGACAAGGTGAAGGAAGTAGGTGgctcagagaggaagaaggCCAAGATTCTTTGTTCTGTCTCTAAGAAAGACTTCATCGATGTGCtgaagacagagggaggcagtAGCAGCACAGACAAGGCTGAAAAGGACACT gctgctgcagcagaggagaagcCCATCTGGAGTGTCCTCAGAGATGACTTCATGATGGGAGCCACTATGAGAGACTGGGAcaaagacagtgacagagaggaggCAGATCCACACACCGGAGGGGGCGCAGAGGAAAGTGATTCAGACTGA